One stretch of Oceanimonas pelagia DNA includes these proteins:
- a CDS encoding PAS domain-containing protein — protein MKTPALPFDEPQRLQALRRTGLLDTPPEARFDRLTRIARQSFGVEIALVSLVDSERQWFKSAQGLNACETGRDISFCGHAILDSRTFVVEDALKDERFADNPLVTEAPHIRFYAGAPLHSLEGFRIGTLCVIDSRPRRFGEQDGELLRTLADCVEEQLSRQRLEELRKSLAESEYRAQLIIEGANIGTWQCDMQTGLCRFNDRWAEMLGCRLEELGETSVDTWKSRVHPEDLALAEAMLERHIKGLDPVYECRVRMRHKHGHWVWVHSRGRLLDCGADGKPGIIYGTHIDISAEQEALAQLERRNRALAVLNRMAFKLEGSVDERITQALALGREFLQLDVAIASEIIGDVYVVRWVSAPDGAGIAPGLQFEVEQTYCRLMLEQDGVLAIDHMGRSEFSGTPCYRTMGLESYIATRLVVDGELFGTLNFSSAGVRERSFDVTDRMFLALMARWLGDMLSRQRYQTRLDKLATQLPGMLYQYRRWPDGRSAFPYSSAGIEQVYQVSVGAVRESAEAVFERIYPPDLKAVADSIAHSERALSDWHAQYRVRRTDGGTHWVEGRARPERLEDGSTIWHGYLTDIEHEKQAELALAASEQRLRGLFELSSIGIVLSDAGSGRILDANRALLEATGYPKAGLLRLALTALTPVPYRQADADAQDALARHGRYPPFEKELRRRDGSCFPVRQQGMLIRDAGGRRLVWTLMEDISELKKVDRMQKEFVSTVSHELRTPLTAISGALGLLVQGAMGELAPPVAQLVEVAHNNSRRLNLLINDLLDMEKLVAGKMHFDVQSLALHELVQDAVESHRPLGEGRNVRLTLGAQLDGARVLADRDRLFQALANLLSNAVKFSPDGGEVRISTESAGNGRVRLRVQDQGEGVPEAFQSRIFEKFAQADSSDTRKKGGTGLGLAITRELMERMNGAVGFASSTGEGACFWLDIPVAGEE, from the coding sequence ATGAAAACCCCCGCACTGCCCTTTGATGAGCCCCAGCGGTTGCAGGCCCTGCGGCGCACCGGCCTGCTCGACACCCCGCCCGAGGCCCGTTTTGACCGGCTGACCCGTATTGCCCGGCAAAGTTTCGGCGTGGAGATTGCCCTGGTGTCGCTGGTGGACAGCGAGCGCCAGTGGTTCAAGTCGGCTCAGGGTCTGAATGCCTGCGAAACCGGGCGCGACATCTCCTTTTGCGGTCACGCCATTCTCGACAGCCGTACCTTTGTGGTGGAAGACGCCCTGAAAGACGAACGCTTTGCCGACAATCCGCTGGTGACCGAAGCACCCCACATCCGTTTTTATGCCGGCGCCCCCCTGCACAGTCTGGAGGGCTTTCGCATCGGTACCCTGTGCGTGATCGACAGTCGTCCGCGGCGCTTTGGCGAGCAGGACGGCGAGCTGCTGCGTACCCTGGCCGACTGTGTGGAAGAGCAGCTCAGCCGGCAGCGGCTGGAAGAATTGCGCAAAAGTCTGGCCGAGAGTGAATACCGGGCTCAGTTGATCATCGAGGGGGCCAATATCGGCACCTGGCAGTGCGACATGCAGACGGGCCTGTGCCGCTTCAACGATCGCTGGGCTGAAATGCTGGGCTGCCGGCTGGAGGAGCTGGGCGAAACCAGCGTCGACACCTGGAAAAGCCGGGTGCACCCGGAGGATCTGGCGCTGGCCGAGGCCATGCTGGAACGTCACATCAAGGGCCTGGACCCGGTGTACGAATGCCGGGTGAGAATGCGTCACAAGCATGGCCACTGGGTGTGGGTGCACAGCCGCGGGCGGCTGCTCGACTGCGGTGCCGACGGCAAGCCGGGCATCATTTACGGCACCCATATCGACATCAGCGCCGAGCAGGAGGCGCTGGCCCAGCTGGAGCGGCGCAACCGGGCGCTGGCCGTACTCAACCGCATGGCGTTCAAACTGGAAGGGTCGGTTGACGAGCGCATTACTCAGGCGCTGGCGCTGGGACGGGAATTCCTGCAGCTGGATGTGGCCATTGCCAGCGAGATCATCGGCGATGTGTACGTGGTGCGCTGGGTGTCGGCGCCCGACGGGGCCGGCATTGCCCCCGGGCTGCAGTTTGAAGTGGAGCAGACCTACTGCCGGCTGATGCTGGAGCAGGACGGGGTACTGGCCATCGATCACATGGGCCGGTCGGAATTTTCCGGCACGCCCTGTTATCGCACCATGGGGCTGGAGTCCTATATTGCCACCCGGCTGGTGGTGGATGGCGAGCTGTTTGGTACCCTCAACTTTTCATCCGCCGGCGTGCGCGAGCGTTCCTTTGATGTGACCGATCGCATGTTTCTGGCATTGATGGCCCGCTGGCTGGGCGACATGCTCAGCCGCCAGCGCTACCAGACCCGGCTCGACAAGCTGGCCACCCAGCTGCCGGGCATGCTTTACCAGTACCGGCGCTGGCCCGACGGTCGCAGCGCCTTTCCCTACAGCAGCGCCGGCATCGAACAGGTGTATCAGGTGTCGGTCGGGGCGGTGCGGGAAAGCGCGGAAGCGGTATTTGAACGCATTTACCCGCCGGATCTCAAGGCGGTGGCCGACAGCATTGCCCATTCCGAGCGGGCGCTGTCGGACTGGCATGCCCAGTACCGGGTGCGCCGGACCGATGGCGGTACTCACTGGGTGGAGGGCCGGGCCCGGCCCGAGCGGCTGGAAGACGGCAGCACCATCTGGCATGGCTACCTGACCGACATCGAGCACGAGAAACAGGCGGAGCTGGCGCTGGCCGCCAGTGAGCAACGGTTGCGGGGCCTGTTTGAGCTGTCGTCCATCGGCATTGTGCTGAGCGATGCCGGCAGCGGGCGCATTCTCGATGCCAACCGGGCCCTGCTGGAGGCCACCGGCTACCCCAAGGCCGGGCTGTTGCGCCTGGCACTGACGGCCCTGACCCCGGTGCCATACCGGCAGGCCGATGCCGATGCGCAGGACGCGCTGGCGCGCCATGGCCGTTACCCGCCCTTTGAAAAGGAGTTGCGGCGCCGTGACGGCTCCTGCTTTCCGGTGCGTCAGCAGGGCATGCTGATTCGGGATGCGGGCGGCCGGCGGCTGGTGTGGACCCTGATGGAAGACATCAGCGAGCTGAAAAAGGTGGATCGCATGCAAAAGGAGTTCGTGTCCACCGTCAGCCACGAATTGCGCACGCCGCTCACCGCCATCAGCGGTGCCCTGGGTCTGCTGGTGCAGGGCGCGATGGGCGAGCTGGCGCCACCGGTGGCGCAACTGGTGGAGGTGGCCCACAACAACAGCCGCCGGCTCAACCTGCTGATTAACGATCTGCTCGACATGGAAAAACTGGTGGCGGGCAAGATGCATTTTGATGTGCAGTCCCTGGCGTTGCATGAGCTGGTGCAGGACGCTGTGGAAAGTCACCGCCCGCTGGGCGAGGGCAGGAACGTGAGGCTGACGCTGGGTGCACAGCTGGACGGCGCCCGGGTACTGGCAGACCGGGACCGGCTGTTTCAGGCGCTGGCCAATTTGCTCTCCAACGCGGTCAAATTTTCTCCCGACGGCGGCGAGGTGCGCATCAGTACCGAAAGCGCCGGCAACGGCCGGGTGCGGCTCAGGGTGCAGGATCAGGGCGAGGGGGTGCCCGAGGCGTTTCAGAGCCGTATTTTCGAGAAGTTTGCTCAGGCCGACAGCTCGGATACCCGCAAGAAGGGGGGCACCGGACTGGGGCTGGCCATCACCCGGGAGCTGATGGAGCGCATGAACGGCGCCGTGGGCTTTGCATCAAGCACAGGCGAGGGCGCCTGCTTCTGGCTGGATATTCCGGTAGCCGGTGAGGAGTGA
- a CDS encoding c-type cytochrome, which yields MKKIVFTLALMLGVAGTAQAQGDVEAGKAKSAACAACHGNDGNSPTDMYPKLAGQHASYIAKQLADFKAAATGGAGRANAIMGGMAMPLSEQDMADLGAYYASQAITPVPVAEEVIERGAALYQGGDIERGVTACIACHGPRGEGLESARFPSLSGQHPAYIKAQLELFRSGERENDPNRMMRDIAAKLTDDDIAVLSQYVAGLH from the coding sequence ATGAAAAAAATTGTTTTCACGCTAGCCTTAATGCTCGGAGTGGCCGGTACCGCACAGGCCCAGGGCGATGTTGAAGCCGGTAAGGCCAAATCCGCCGCTTGTGCCGCCTGTCATGGCAACGACGGCAACAGCCCGACCGACATGTACCCCAAACTGGCCGGTCAGCACGCTTCCTATATTGCCAAGCAGCTGGCCGATTTCAAGGCCGCCGCCACCGGTGGCGCAGGCCGCGCCAACGCCATCATGGGCGGCATGGCCATGCCCCTGTCCGAGCAGGACATGGCCGATCTGGGCGCCTACTATGCCAGCCAGGCCATTACCCCGGTGCCGGTAGCCGAAGAGGTGATCGAGCGCGGCGCCGCCCTGTATCAGGGGGGTGACATCGAGCGCGGCGTGACCGCCTGCATCGCCTGTCACGGTCCCCGTGGCGAAGGCCTGGAGTCCGCCAGGTTCCCCAGCCTGAGCGGCCAGCACCCGGCCTACATCAAGGCCCAGCTGGAGCTGTTCCGCAGTGGTGAGCGGGAAAACGACCCCAACCGCATGATGCGCGACATTGCCGCCAAGCTGACCGACGACGACATTGCCGTGCTGTCCCAGTATGTGGCCGGCCTGCACTGA
- the yihA gene encoding ribosome biogenesis GTP-binding protein YihA/YsxC, whose protein sequence is MNNNKINFNAARFITSAPNIRQMPADTGVEIAFAGRSNAGKSSALNTITQHKSLARTSKTPGRTQLINVFELSEGKRLIDLPGYGYARVPEEMKLKWQEALSEYLQQRDSLKGLVVLMDIRHPLKDIDQQLLQWASDCELPVLALLTKCDKLKSGARKAEVLRVREAVAMFGGNIRVEAFSSLKGLGVDQAKDVLSEWLLQDDVTAGTDEPA, encoded by the coding sequence TTGAACAACAACAAGATAAACTTTAACGCCGCCCGCTTCATTACCAGCGCGCCCAACATACGGCAGATGCCCGCCGACACCGGCGTGGAAATCGCCTTTGCCGGCCGCTCCAACGCCGGCAAATCGTCGGCGCTGAACACGATCACCCAGCACAAATCCCTGGCCCGCACCAGTAAAACCCCGGGGCGGACTCAGCTGATTAACGTGTTTGAACTGAGCGAAGGCAAGCGCCTGATCGATCTGCCCGGCTACGGCTACGCCAGGGTGCCGGAAGAAATGAAGCTCAAGTGGCAGGAAGCGCTGTCGGAATACCTGCAGCAGCGCGACAGCCTCAAGGGGCTGGTGGTGCTGATGGACATTCGCCACCCGCTGAAAGACATTGACCAGCAGCTGCTGCAATGGGCCAGCGACTGTGAGCTGCCGGTACTGGCGCTGCTCACCAAGTGCGACAAGCTGAAATCCGGCGCCCGCAAGGCCGAGGTACTGCGCGTGCGCGAAGCGGTGGCCATGTTTGGCGGCAACATTCGGGTCGAGGCGTTCAGCTCGCTCAAGGGGCTGGGCGTGGATCAGGCCAAGGACGTGCTGAGCGAATGGCTGCTGCAGGACGACGTGACCGCCGGCACCGATGAGCCCGCCTGA
- the rsuA gene encoding 16S rRNA pseudouridine(516) synthase RsuA yields the protein MRLDRFLCETTGLTRSLAKKALARGEVTVNGERVKKGDIKIGEQQVHLDGRLLSLQAPRYLMLHKPPGYISATQDEVHPCVLQLLPPALASGLQCAGRLDVDTTGLLLLTDDGQWSHRLRSPRRACPKTYRVDLAEPLAAGTAERFAEGLLLNGEDRATLPATLEVLSPTHVLLTIQEGKYHQVKRMFAAVGNRVTALHRLRIGDIVLDNALAEGEWRPLTPEEVASIT from the coding sequence ATGCGCCTGGACCGTTTTCTGTGTGAAACCACCGGGCTGACCCGGTCGCTGGCCAAAAAGGCGCTGGCCCGGGGCGAAGTCACGGTGAACGGCGAGCGGGTCAAAAAGGGCGATATCAAAATCGGTGAACAGCAGGTCCATCTCGATGGCCGTCTGCTGAGTCTGCAGGCCCCGCGCTACCTGATGCTGCACAAGCCGCCAGGCTACATCAGCGCCACGCAGGACGAGGTGCACCCCTGCGTGCTGCAACTGCTGCCGCCCGCGCTGGCTTCGGGCCTGCAGTGCGCCGGCCGGCTCGACGTGGACACCACCGGCCTGCTGCTGCTCACCGACGACGGCCAGTGGTCGCACCGGCTGCGCTCACCCCGGCGGGCCTGCCCCAAGACCTACCGGGTGGATCTGGCCGAGCCCCTCGCGGCCGGCACCGCCGAGCGTTTTGCCGAAGGCCTGCTGCTGAACGGCGAAGACAGGGCCACCCTGCCCGCCACCCTGGAAGTGCTCAGCCCCACTCACGTGCTGCTGACCATTCAGGAAGGCAAGTACCACCAGGTCAAGCGCATGTTCGCCGCCGTGGGCAACCGGGTCACCGCCCTGCACCGGCTGCGCATCGGCGATATCGTGCTCGACAATGCCCTGGCCGAAGGGGAATGGCGCCCCCTTACCCCCGAGGAAGTGGCGTCCATTACTTGA